Proteins from one Chitinophaga oryzae genomic window:
- a CDS encoding glycosyltransferase family 2 protein, producing MSLAPIALFVFNRADKAQKTIEYLLQNPEAAASDLYIFSDGPRHGQDVPRVQEVRDYLRTVTGFGSISIIEQPVNLGLSKSIISGVTMVVNKHGKIIQIEDDILVSPHCLRFLNDALDYYEQEPKVACICALLYPLRKPVPPTFFIRGADCSIWATWKRAWDHFEADGQKLLDEVIRRKLTFQFDFDDTFSYTNMLKDQIEGRNDSWAVRWYASAFLKDQYTLYPGQSLARDNGMDNSGTHCTDTSDYDVSVSQEPVTVGNIPVKQSRQGYSAFKDFFLGLHKYPYFKRKRKRFKRWLRYLLTGA from the coding sequence ATGTCTTTAGCTCCTATTGCGTTGTTTGTGTTCAACAGGGCCGACAAAGCGCAAAAGACCATCGAATACCTGCTGCAGAATCCGGAAGCCGCCGCGTCTGACCTCTACATCTTCAGCGACGGGCCGCGCCACGGGCAAGATGTTCCGCGCGTGCAGGAAGTAAGGGACTACCTCCGTACCGTAACCGGCTTCGGAAGTATCTCCATCATCGAACAACCGGTCAACCTGGGGCTGTCTAAAAGCATTATTTCCGGCGTTACCATGGTGGTCAATAAACATGGTAAAATTATCCAGATAGAAGATGATATCCTGGTATCCCCTCATTGCCTTCGCTTTCTGAACGATGCGCTGGACTATTACGAACAGGAACCCAAAGTAGCCTGTATCTGCGCCCTGCTGTATCCCCTTCGGAAACCGGTGCCGCCCACTTTCTTTATCCGGGGCGCCGATTGCTCCATCTGGGCCACCTGGAAAAGAGCATGGGACCATTTCGAGGCAGACGGGCAAAAATTGCTCGACGAGGTAATACGGCGTAAACTGACCTTTCAGTTCGACTTCGACGATACTTTCTCCTACACCAACATGCTGAAAGACCAGATCGAAGGCCGCAACGATTCGTGGGCCGTTAGATGGTACGCCTCCGCTTTCCTGAAAGATCAGTATACCCTCTACCCCGGTCAATCGCTCGCAAGAGACAACGGCATGGACAACTCCGGCACCCATTGTACCGACACCAGCGACTACGACGTGTCCGTGAGCCAGGAACCGGTGACCGTCGGCAATATCCCGGTTAAACAAAGCAGGCAGGGCTACAGCGCCTTCAAGGATTTTTTCCTCGGCCTGCATAAGTACCCGTATTTCAAACGTAAACGGAAACGCTTCAAACGCTGGCTGAGATACCTGCTGACCGGCGCCTGA